One window of Sinorhizobium fredii NGR234 genomic DNA carries:
- a CDS encoding circularly permuted type 2 ATP-grasp protein has translation MINADSSPRQPYSTYHQWYASQDRNRLIAKSKEAETIFRKTGITFAVYGHADSSEKLIPFDLIPRIISGREWRRLAQGIEQRVIALNAFLDDIYHKQEIIRAGRIPRELIEKNDAFLPQMIGFRPPGGVYTHIVGTDIVRTGEDQFYVLEDNARTPSGVSYMLENRETMMQMFPELFHENRVRPVENYPYLLRQSLSSLAPPGCAGKPRVAVLTPGIYNSAFYEHAFLADMMGVELVEGSDLRVIDGKVKMRTTRGYEAIDVLYRRVDDDFLDPLTFRPDSALGIPGIMDVYRAGNITIANAPGTGISDDKAIYSYMPEIVEFYTGRKPLLENVPTWRCSEPQSLKYVLEHLEELVVKEVHGSGGYGMLVGPTATKRERAAFAEKLKERPNNYIAQPTLSLSTVPILVNKGIAPRHVDLRPYVLVSDKVQIIPGGLTRVALKEGSLVVNSSQGGGTKDTWVLED, from the coding sequence ATGATCAATGCGGACAGCAGCCCGCGCCAGCCATATTCAACCTATCATCAATGGTACGCCAGCCAGGACAGAAACCGGCTCATAGCGAAATCGAAAGAAGCCGAAACCATCTTCCGCAAGACGGGCATCACTTTCGCAGTCTACGGACACGCCGATTCCTCCGAAAAGCTCATCCCCTTCGATCTCATTCCCCGCATCATATCCGGCCGCGAATGGCGCCGCCTCGCCCAGGGCATCGAACAGCGGGTCATTGCTCTCAACGCCTTCCTCGACGACATTTATCACAAGCAGGAAATCATCCGGGCTGGGCGCATCCCGCGTGAGTTGATCGAGAAGAACGACGCCTTCCTGCCGCAGATGATCGGCTTCCGGCCGCCTGGCGGCGTCTATACCCACATCGTCGGCACCGATATCGTGCGCACCGGCGAAGACCAGTTCTACGTGCTCGAAGACAATGCCCGCACGCCCTCCGGTGTCAGCTACATGCTGGAAAATCGGGAAACGATGATGCAGATGTTCCCGGAACTCTTCCATGAGAACCGGGTCCGGCCGGTGGAGAACTACCCCTATCTGCTCCGCCAGAGCCTGTCGTCGCTGGCGCCTCCCGGCTGCGCCGGCAAACCGCGCGTCGCCGTGCTGACACCGGGCATCTACAATTCCGCCTTCTACGAGCACGCCTTCCTCGCCGACATGATGGGCGTCGAACTGGTGGAGGGATCGGATCTCAGGGTCATCGACGGCAAGGTGAAGATGCGCACGACGCGCGGCTACGAGGCGATCGACGTGCTTTACCGCCGCGTCGACGACGACTTCCTCGACCCCTTGACCTTCCGGCCGGATTCGGCGCTCGGCATTCCCGGCATCATGGACGTCTATCGCGCCGGCAACATCACCATCGCCAATGCGCCCGGCACCGGTATATCCGACGACAAGGCCATCTATTCCTACATGCCGGAGATCGTCGAGTTCTACACCGGCCGCAAGCCGCTGCTCGAAAACGTTCCAACCTGGCGCTGCTCCGAGCCGCAGAGCCTGAAATACGTGCTCGAGCATCTCGAGGAACTCGTCGTCAAGGAAGTGCATGGCTCCGGCGGCTACGGCATGCTGGTCGGCCCGACGGCGACCAAGAGGGAGCGTGCTGCCTTCGCCGAGAAACTCAAAGAGCGCCCAAACAACTATATCGCCCAGCCGACATTGTCGCTGTCGACCGTACCGATCCTCGTCAACAAGGGGATCGCGCCTCGGCACGTCGACTTGCGTCCCTACGTCCTCGTCTCCGACAAGGTCCAGATCATTCCCGGCGGCCTGACGCGCGTCGCGCTGAAGGAGGGCTCGCTGGTGGTGAATTCCAGCCAGGGTGGCGGCACCAAAGATACCTGGGTACTGGAGGACTGA